Part of the Streptomyces sp. NBC_01353 genome, CGCTACTCGGTTCCTACGGTGTGGAGGGTGACTTCATCTGCTTGCGCACCGCCCCGCGCGGACCTCGTGCTGCCGTGCCTCGACGAGGCCGAAGCCCTCCCCTGGGTGTTGGGGCGCGTGCCCGCCGGATGGCGGGCCATCGTCGTCGACAACGGGTCGACCGACGGCTCCGCGGAGATCGCCCGAAGTCTCGGGGCGACCGTCGTGCACGAGAGCCGACGTGGTTTCGGTGCGGCCTGTCACGCCGGGCTGCTCGCGGCGCGGGCCGACTTGGTCTGCTTCTGCGACTGCGACGCCTCCATGGACCCGGGGCTGCTCGCCCCGATGGCCGCACGGGTGGCGTCGGGTGAGGCCGACCTGCTGCTCGGCCGCCGCCGCCCGCAGGGCTTCGGCGCATGGCCCGCGCACGCCCGCGCCGGGAACCTGGCCCTCGTACGGATGCTGCGCCACCGCACCGGCCTGCGGCTCCACGACCTCGGCCCGATGCGGGTGGCGCGCCGGGAGGCGCTGCTCGGGCTGGAGCTGACCGACCGGCGCAGTGGCTATCCGCTCCAAATGGTGGTGCGCGCCGCGGACGAGGGCTGGCGGGTCTCCGAGACGGACGTCCCATACCTGCCCCGCTCCGGGAAGTCCAAGGTCACCGGGACCTGGCGGGGCACCTGGCACGCCGTCCGCGACATGCGCCGGGTCCTGGCCGAGCCGCCCGGCACACGGTCCGTCGCGGCCGGGGAGGTCTCCGTATGAGCACCCTCCTCGTCATCGCCAAGGCGCCGGTTGCGGGTCGGGTCAAGACGCGCCTCACCCCGCACTTCACCCCGCAGCAGGCGGCCGATCTGGCACGCGCCGCACTCGAGGACACCCTTGCAGCCGTGCTCGCCACTCCGGCCGGGCACCGCGTCCTGGTGCTCGACGGGCGACCAGGGTCCTGGGTGCCCGAGGGCATCGAAGTCGTTCCGCAGACCGCGGGCGGCCTCGACGTCCGACTGGCCGCGGCCTTCTCCCACGTCGACGGACCCGCCCTGCTCATCGGCATGGACACGCCCCAGGTCACCCCGGATCTCCTCGCCCAGGGCCTCGACTTCAGCGAGACCGACGCCTGGTTCGGTCCCGCCGACGACGGCGGGTTCTGGGCGCTCGGCCTGGCCGAGCCCGACCCGGCGCTGCTCCTCGGTGTCCCCATGTCGGTGGCTCGCACCGGGCGGGAGCAACGCCGACGGCTGACCGCGTCCGGGCGCGCGGTACGGGACCTGCCCGAGCTGTGCGACGTGGACACCCCGGCCGACGCGGCACAGGTCGCGGCCGCCATACCCGGCACACGCTTCGCCACCCTCCACGGTGGCCTCTGCGCGGTGACGCGATGACCACTCAGCTGACCGAGCCCGCCCTCGCCTGGCGTGCCGACCCGTACGCCGAGGCGCTCCGCTCCGGCCGGGGCCCGCTCTACCTGCGCCGAGGCGACGGCTGGCTGCTGCCCCTGGAGGTCGAGCGATGGTGCGCCGAACCCGACGCGGCCGACGCCACCGTCCTCGACCGCTGCGACGGCCCTGTCCTGGACATCGGCTGCGGACCCGGCCGCCTCGTCACCGCCCTCGCCGCACGCGGACACCGCGCTCTGGGTGTGGATGTCACCCCGGAAGCGGTGGCCCGCACGGTCCGCGCGGGAGGCAGCGCCCTGTGCAGATCGGTCTTCGATCCCCTGCCTCGTGAGGGCCGCTGGGACACCGTGCTGCTCATCGACGGCAACATCGGCATCGGAGGCGATCCGGCCGCCCTGCTGCGCCGCGCCGCGCGACTGGCCTCACCGACCGGCTCCCTGCTGGTCGAGGTGGCCACCACCGAGGTCGACGAACGCGTCGAGGTCCACGTCGACGACGGCCACGGCGGCCGCGGAGCGCCCTTCCGGTGGGCCCGGCTCGGCACTCGGGCCCTGTGCGCCGAGGCCCCGGAGGCCGGCTGGACCCGCGCCCTCACCTGGCAGACCGCGGGCCGCAGCTTCGTGGGCCTACGCCGCTGACGACGCGACGTAGGGGGCCGACGCCGGACACGCGTCGGCCCCCTTCTCCATCGGCCCCCGGCTCACCGCCGCCGAGCCGCCTGTCGCAGGCATGCGCGCACCGCGACGTACGCGACCGTGATCACGGCGACGGCCGCCATCGCGAGAAGCCAGTTCCGCGCGTAGTCCAGCGGCAGAACCGTCGCGTTGGCCACGCCTTCGGGGCGCAGGAGCGGCGGCAGGGCGATGGCCGTCAGCGAGCCCGCGACGATCAGCGCGGCGCGCGGAACTCCACGCAGACGCAGACCCGCCGCCGCGGCGAGCGCGGCGATCGCGAAGACGAGCGGGGCGATCAGCCCGTCGTGCACGAGGACCCCACCCGCGAGCCACACGCCGATCCGCCACGGCTCGGGTTGCTCCAGCACCAGGGCACCGCCGAGGGCCATCAGGACGATGCCACAGCCGCCCAGCACGTACCG contains:
- a CDS encoding TIGR04282 family arsenosugar biosynthesis glycosyltransferase translates to MSTLLVIAKAPVAGRVKTRLTPHFTPQQAADLARAALEDTLAAVLATPAGHRVLVLDGRPGSWVPEGIEVVPQTAGGLDVRLAAAFSHVDGPALLIGMDTPQVTPDLLAQGLDFSETDAWFGPADDGGFWALGLAEPDPALLLGVPMSVARTGREQRRRLTASGRAVRDLPELCDVDTPADAAQVAAAIPGTRFATLHGGLCAVTR
- a CDS encoding glycosyltransferase family 2 protein, whose protein sequence is MTSSACAPPRADLVLPCLDEAEALPWVLGRVPAGWRAIVVDNGSTDGSAEIARSLGATVVHESRRGFGAACHAGLLAARADLVCFCDCDASMDPGLLAPMAARVASGEADLLLGRRRPQGFGAWPAHARAGNLALVRMLRHRTGLRLHDLGPMRVARREALLGLELTDRRSGYPLQMVVRAADEGWRVSETDVPYLPRSGKSKVTGTWRGTWHAVRDMRRVLAEPPGTRSVAAGEVSV
- a CDS encoding methyltransferase domain-containing protein, producing the protein MTTQLTEPALAWRADPYAEALRSGRGPLYLRRGDGWLLPLEVERWCAEPDAADATVLDRCDGPVLDIGCGPGRLVTALAARGHRALGVDVTPEAVARTVRAGGSALCRSVFDPLPREGRWDTVLLIDGNIGIGGDPAALLRRAARLASPTGSLLVEVATTEVDERVEVHVDDGHGGRGAPFRWARLGTRALCAEAPEAGWTRALTWQTAGRSFVGLRR